From Nitrospirota bacterium, a single genomic window includes:
- a CDS encoding MEKHLA domain-containing protein: MTSQAWTDPPVIEWSQLLLNSFRRWTGRELLERVGDPAYQAHALFLSPFVVVSHGAEEDPLLNYGNQMALDLWELPWDQFVQTPSRLTAEPINRAEREWMLEQAKVRGYLDTYRGVRITSTGRRFLVDNARIWNVVDAQGQRVGQAASFSQWTWLN, translated from the coding sequence GTGACATCTCAGGCCTGGACCGACCCCCCCGTCATTGAGTGGTCGCAACTGCTCCTCAACAGTTTTCGTCGCTGGACCGGGCGTGAACTGCTCGAACGAGTGGGCGACCCCGCGTACCAGGCCCATGCCCTCTTTCTCTCCCCATTCGTCGTTGTGTCGCATGGGGCGGAAGAGGATCCCCTGCTCAACTACGGGAACCAGATGGCCTTGGACCTGTGGGAGTTGCCTTGGGATCAATTCGTGCAAACGCCCTCCCGGCTCACCGCCGAACCGATCAATCGAGCCGAACGGGAATGGATGTTGGAGCAGGCCAAAGTCCGTGGCTACCTCGACACTTATCGAGGGGTGAGAATTACCTCAACGGGTCGCCGCTTTCTCGTCGATAACGCCAGGATCTGGAATGTCGTGGACGCACAGGGGCAGAGGGTGGGACAGGCGGCGAGTTTTTCACAATGGACCTGGCTGAACTGA
- a CDS encoding DUF1653 domain-containing protein produces the protein MVQPGRYRHYKKGHEYEVLGVARHSETEEELVVYRALYGERGLWVRPLAMFLETVTIEGLPRPRFERLPDESAN, from the coding sequence TGGTCGCTATCGACATTACAAGAAGGGCCACGAGTACGAAGTGCTCGGGGTGGCGCGGCATTCGGAAACGGAAGAAGAGCTGGTCGTCTATCGCGCCCTCTACGGAGAGCGGGGACTGTGGGTCCGGCCTCTGGCGATGTTTCTGGAAACCGTGACAATCGAAGGTCTTCCGCGCCCACGATTCGAACGGCTCCCGGACGAATCAGCGAACTAA
- the leuD gene encoding 3-isopropylmalate dehydratase small subunit, protein MQAFTILTGLVAPLDRVNVDTDQIIPKQFLKTIKRTGLREGLFYDWRKQKDGSQDPMFFLNQPRFQSATILLTRDNFGCGSSREHAPWALLDQGFRCVIASSFADIFYNNCFQNGILPIVLKADEVLATMKDVLATPGYQLTVDLEKQTVTTPSGASYRFEIDPFRKDCLYRGLDSIGLTLQHEASIVSYETRRKTEAPWLFTDLRPQPGRA, encoded by the coding sequence ATGCAAGCATTTACCATCCTGACAGGTCTGGTCGCGCCGCTGGACCGCGTCAATGTCGATACCGATCAGATCATCCCGAAGCAGTTTTTGAAAACGATCAAACGGACCGGACTCCGCGAAGGGCTGTTCTACGATTGGCGCAAACAGAAGGACGGGTCGCAGGACCCGATGTTCTTTTTGAATCAACCCCGCTTCCAGAGCGCGACGATTCTCCTCACGCGCGATAACTTCGGGTGCGGCTCGTCGCGCGAACATGCCCCCTGGGCGCTCCTCGATCAGGGCTTCCGCTGCGTCATCGCCTCGAGCTTTGCCGATATCTTCTACAACAACTGCTTCCAGAACGGCATTCTGCCCATCGTCCTGAAGGCCGACGAGGTGCTGGCGACGATGAAAGACGTGCTCGCGACGCCCGGCTACCAGCTGACAGTGGACCTGGAAAAGCAGACGGTGACGACCCCGAGCGGCGCCAGCTATCGCTTCGAGATCGATCCCTTCCGGAAAGATTGCCTCTATCGGGGCCTCGATTCCATCGGCTTGACGTTGCAGCACGAGGCCAGCATCGTGTCCTACGAAACCCGACGGAAGACCGAGGCGCCCTGGCTCTTCACGGACCTTCGCCCGCAACCGGGACGCGCATGA
- the leuC gene encoding 3-isopropylmalate dehydratase large subunit, which produces MAAQTLFDKIWESHVVRAEPDGTTLLYIDRQLVHEVTSPQAFEGLRLSGRKPRRPGATLAVPDHNVPTTDRSVGIADPLSAIQIRTLEENCRDFGITLFGMNDIRQGVVHVIGPEQGFTLPGTTIVCGDSHTSTHGAFGALAFGIGTSEVEHVLATQCLVQKRPKTMEVRVDGVLSNLCSAKDVTLAIIGKIGTAGGTGYVIEYTGSAIRALSMEGRMTLCNMSIEAGARAGMVAPDEKTIAYVKDRPLAPKGKLFEQAVQAWQHLKTDTNASYDMTVTMKAEDIAPQVSWGTSPGMVTGIDQRVPDPRTITDVNQRQATERALEYMGLIPNMPITDIKIDTVFIGSCTNSRIEDLRLAANLARGKSVATGVRAMVVPGSGLVKQQAEQEGLDRLFKDAGFEWREAGCSMCLAMNADVLQPGERCASTSNRNFEGRQGAGGRTHLVSPAMAVAAAVEGHFVDIRTWK; this is translated from the coding sequence ATGGCCGCTCAGACCCTATTTGACAAAATCTGGGAATCTCACGTCGTCCGCGCAGAGCCGGACGGGACTACCCTGCTCTATATCGATCGCCAGCTGGTCCACGAAGTCACGTCGCCGCAGGCGTTCGAAGGACTCAGACTCTCAGGCCGCAAGCCGCGCCGTCCCGGCGCCACCTTGGCGGTGCCGGACCACAACGTTCCGACCACCGACCGGTCCGTGGGCATCGCCGACCCCCTCAGTGCGATACAGATCCGGACGCTGGAGGAAAATTGCCGCGACTTCGGCATCACCCTCTTCGGCATGAACGATATCCGCCAAGGCGTGGTGCATGTGATCGGGCCGGAACAGGGCTTTACCCTGCCGGGGACGACCATTGTGTGCGGCGACTCCCATACCTCGACGCATGGCGCGTTCGGCGCCTTGGCCTTCGGCATCGGCACCAGCGAAGTGGAACATGTGCTGGCCACCCAATGCCTGGTCCAGAAACGACCCAAAACCATGGAGGTTCGCGTCGACGGAGTCCTGTCGAACCTTTGTTCGGCGAAGGACGTCACGCTCGCGATCATCGGAAAGATCGGCACAGCCGGCGGAACCGGCTATGTCATCGAATACACTGGCTCGGCGATCCGCGCCCTCAGCATGGAAGGGCGCATGACGCTCTGCAATATGTCGATCGAGGCAGGCGCGCGAGCCGGCATGGTCGCGCCGGACGAAAAGACCATCGCCTATGTGAAGGACCGTCCCCTGGCTCCGAAAGGGAAACTGTTCGAACAGGCCGTGCAAGCCTGGCAACATCTGAAGACCGATACGAACGCCTCCTACGATATGACCGTCACGATGAAGGCCGAGGACATCGCGCCGCAAGTCAGCTGGGGCACCAGTCCCGGCATGGTGACCGGCATCGATCAACGAGTGCCGGACCCCCGAACGATCACCGACGTGAATCAACGCCAAGCTACGGAGCGGGCATTGGAATATATGGGCCTCATCCCGAATATGCCCATCACCGATATCAAGATCGATACGGTGTTCATCGGATCCTGCACCAACTCACGCATCGAAGACCTCCGCCTGGCGGCCAACTTGGCCAGGGGCAAGAGCGTCGCCACTGGTGTGCGGGCGATGGTGGTGCCAGGCTCCGGTCTGGTGAAGCAACAGGCCGAACAGGAAGGGCTCGACCGCCTCTTCAAGGACGCGGGATTCGAGTGGCGGGAAGCCGGCTGCAGTATGTGCCTGGCCATGAATGCCGACGTACTTCAACCAGGCGAGCGCTGCGCCTCGACCAGCAATCGAAATTTCGAAGGACGCCAGGGGGCTGGCGGCCGCACCCATCTCGTCTCTCCGGCCATGGCTGTCGCAGCCGCCGTCGAGGGGCACTTCGTCGATATCCGAACCTGGAAATAG